Proteins from one Bombyx mori chromosome 25, ASM3026992v2 genomic window:
- the LOC101737017 gene encoding protein serrate precursor (The RefSeq protein has 1 frameshift compared to this genomic sequence), protein MRARCVRRAPLLLLLALACTLRCAAGAGVFELQILEFSNYRLEVGAGGCCGGGGPRGAGAAACSHPCRTRFTLCLKEYQSAAAPGGSCSFGRAASPVLGTDSFTLAEPLYTLALPFSFRWTRSFTLILQAYDDYEYSEPEAGLIEEAWWSGIVEPSAEWHALRHAGAAAAVAYRVRVLCQPNYYNTTCTTFCRPRDDKFGHYSCTPDGDKHCLPGWQGDNCEKPVCKEGCHPTHGRCDRPGDCDCRPGWRGELCSQCQPYPGCKHGYCNGSSWDCTCDTNWGGILCDQDLNYCGTHEPCQHGGTCENTAPDQYFCRCAEGFSGVDCERVDNPCAPQPCAHGTCSLAGTTRGFTCTCDRGWGGLLCDTDLDDCASGPCLHGASCRDHLDGFTCECADGWTGPACAEDVDECSGRSMTEGALGPCVNAAACNNTAGGYSCACLAGWTGRDCETNVDDCTGQCLHGATCIDLVDDFHCACAAGYAGRTCSLDVDDCAPRPCTNGGECVDLLNAYRCICPVGFSGTNCEDDRDHCAGSPCGNGAACYTAQSDYYCHCAPGWTGKNCTQRAARDQVSRCSPSPCRNNASCVESAADVTCVCRDGYTGKTCSVLVEESERCAEGMCANGGTCVREEGSWRCLCAAGWGGGACDSLLPLAPAAPPPCPCQAGGTCLPSALPPGWACGCREGRTGALCELSLDLCGSSPCRNGGRCVGGSGWWMCECVAGWTGETCAVRVSAPPLLCSPPCPAPAACVADPARPSSTRCLCPAPPQRAARRCLETVAGLEAEGDDVDVLQNDNHGVYNRPDPNVGDGPGACGVANGTWWWGCNACWCSGGVPTCTRLWCGLPDCLAPNAQPCRTDEVCVPAAPALCLRAPCAALGECRRVSGRRVEPPALPAPPACWPGARSPAPPALCARAQLQLARERLGPGAHVERACGALRRALAAALAVQDPPPPPLALLCDLAPDDDDALDLALWIGDEVGSDGASGAAALGTAVRALGELVSRRRLARHALLGAVLRLRMPPIAPPASEPSTAPATTIAVGLPVVLLVVAAAIGAFLFVRRRRVGGSGTVTALRRREV, encoded by the exons ATGCGGGCGCGGTGTGTGCGGCGCGCGCCGCTGCTGCTCCTCCTCGCCCTCGCCTGCACGCTGCGT TGCGCGGCGGGGGCGGGCGTGTTCGAGCTTCAAATACTGGAATTTAGCAACTATCGGCTGGAGGTGGGGGCGGGCGGATGCTGCGGGGGCGGCGGTCCGAGGGGCGCGGGAGCGGCGGCCTGCTCGCATCCCTGCCGCACCAGGTTTACGCTCTGCCTCAAGGAGTACCAGTCGGCGGCCGCGCCCGGCGGGAGCTGCTCCTTCGGGCGCGCCGCCTCCCCCGTCCTCGGCACTGACTCCTTCACTCTGGCTGAGCCTCTCTACACCCTCGCACTGCCCTTCAGCTTCCGATGGACG CGTTCGTTCACGTTGATCCTGCAGGCGTATGACGACTACGAATACTCCGAGCCCG AAGCGGGGCTCATCGAGGAGGCGTGGTGGTCCGGGATCGTGGAGCCGAGCGCGGAGTGGCACGCGCTGCGCCACGCGGGCGCCGCGGCTGCCGTCGCGTACCGCGTGCGGGTGCTCTGTCAGCCCAACTACTACAATACGACCTGCACCACGTTTTGCCGGCCCAGGGACGACAAGTTCGGCCACTACTCGTGCACGCCCGACGGCGACAAGCACTGCCTGCCGGGCTGGCAGGGGGACAACTGCGAGAAAC ctgTTTGTAAGGAAGGCTGTCACCCGACTCACGGACGTTGCGATCGGCCCGGGGACTGCGA TTGTCGACCGGGATGGAGAGGTGAACTGTGTTCTCAGTGTCAGCCGTATCCGGGGTGTAAACACGGCTACTGCAACGGTTCCTCCTGGGACTGCACCTGCGACACGAACTGGGGCGGGATACTTTGTGACCAAG ATTTAAACTACTGCGGCACCCACGAGCCATGTCAGCACGGAGGCACCTGTGAGAACACCGCGCCGGATCAGTACTTCTGTCGGTGCGCCGAGGGCTTCTCCGGGGTGGACTGCGAGCGCGTCGACAACCCGTGCGCGCCGCAGCCCTGCGCTCATGGCACGTGCTCCCTCGCCGGCACGACGCGAGGCTTCACGTGCACGTGCGACCGCGGCTGGGGCGGGCTGCTCTGCGACACCGACCTCGACGACTGCGCCAGCGGGCCCTGCCTGCACGGCGCGTCCTGCAGGGACCACCTCGACGGCTTCACCTGCGAATGCGCAGACGGCTGGACCGGGCCAGCCTGCGCCGAAG ACGTCGACGAGTGCTCGGGTCGAAGCATGACGGAGGGCGCGCTGGGTCCGTGCGTGAACGCGGCGGCCTGCAACAACACGGCGGGCGGGTACTCGTGCGCCTGTCTGGCGGGCTGGACCGGCCGGGACTGCGAGACCAACGTGGACGACTGCACGGGACAGTGCCTGCACGGCGCCACCTGCATCGACCTGGTGGACGACTTCCACTGCGCCTGCGCGGCGGGCTACGCGGGCCGCACGTGTTCGCTGGACGTGGACGACTGCGCCCCCCGCCCTTGCACCAACGGCGGCGAGTGCGTCGACCTGCTCAACGCTTACCGCTGCATCTGCCCCGTCGGCTTCTCCGGCACCAACTGCGAG GACGACCGCGACCACTGCGCCGGCTCTCCGTGCGGCAACGGCGCCGCCTGCTACACCGCGCAGAGCGACTACTACTGCCACTGCGCGCCCGGCTGGACCGGCAAGAACTGCACGCAGCGAGCTGCCAGGGACC AGGTGAGCCGCTGCAGCCCCAGCCCCTGCCGCAACAACGCCTCCTGCGTGGAGTCCGCTGCCGACGTCACCTGCGTGTGTCGCGACGGCTACACAG GTAAAACCTGCTCAGTACTTGTAGAAGAGAGCGAGCGCTGTGCGGAAGGAATGTGCGCGAACGGAGGCACTTGTGTGCGCGAGGAGGGGTCCTGGCGCTGTCTGTGCGCTGCGGGTTGGGGGGGCGGCGCCTGTGACTCCCTGCTGCCGCTCGCGCCCGCAGCTCCTCCGCCGTGCCCGTGCCAGGCGGGGGGGACGTGTCTGCCGTCCGCACTGCCTCCCGGCTGGGCTTGCGGGTGCAGAGAAGGTCGTACCGGAGCCTTGTGCGAACTGTCCCTGGATCTCTGTGGCTCTTCGCCTTGTCGTAACGGCGGTCGGTGCGTCGGTGGCTCGGGGTGGTGGATGTGCGAATGTGTGGCGGGCTGGACCGGAGAGACTTGTGCAGTGCGAGTGTCCGCCCCGCCCCTCCTGTGCTCCCCGCCCTGTCCCGCCCCCGCTGCCTGCGTCGCCGACCCCGCACGTCCCTCTTCCACCCGGTGTCTCTGTCCGGCGCCGCCGCAGCGTGCTGCTAGACGCTGCCTCGAGA CTGTTGCCGGCTTGGAAGCAGAGGGCGATGACGTAGACGTTCTACAAAACGACAACCATGGAGTGTACAACCGACCAGACCCGAACGTGGGCGACGGACCGGGAGCGTGCGGCGTCGCTAACGGCACCTGGTGGTGGGGATGTAACGCATGTTGGTGTAGTGGGGGGGTGCCAACCTGCACTCGACTGTGGTGCGGCCTGCCGGACTGCCTAGCTCCTAACGCACAACCCTGCCGAACCGATGaa GTGTGTGTACCGGCGGCACCAGCACTGTGCTTGCGTGCTCCATGTGCCGCACTGGGGGAGTGCCGGCGGGTGTCTGGACGACGTGTGGAGCCCCCCGCCCTCCCGGCACCCCCCGCGTGCTGGCCGGGAGCCCGCTCCCCCGCTCCCCCCGCCCTCTGTGCTCGTGCTCAGCTGCAGCTCGCGAGGGAGCGGCTGGGACCGGGCGCGCACGTGGAGCGTGCCTGTGGAGCTCTGCGACGAGCGTTGGCTGCCGCTCTTGCCGTTCAAGACCCTCCGCCCCCACCACTGGCGTTACTTTGTGATCTCGCACCGGATGATGATGACGCCCTCGATCTCGCTTTG TGGATCGGAGACGAAGTGGGTTCAGACGGAGCCTCCGGTGCAGCGGCGCTTGGAACTGCAGTGCGGGCTCTCGGAGAGCTTGTGTCGCGTCGGCGGCTGGCCCGTCACGCCCTGCTCGGGGCAGTGCTGCGACTCCGCATGCCGCCAATAGCGCCGCCGGCCTCAGAGCCATCGACAGCGCCGGCGACCACTATCGCGGTCGGTCTACCGGTGGTGCTGCTAGTAGTGGCCGCGGCCATTGGCGCCTTCCTGTTCGTGCGGAGGAGACGT GGCGGCAGCGGAACGGTCACGGCGCTGCGACGAAGAGAAGTCTAA
- the LOC101737017 gene encoding protein serrate isoform X1, with product MRARCVRRAPLLLLLALACTLRCAAGAGVFELQILEFSNYRLEVGAGGCCGGGGPRGAGAAACSHPCRTRFTLCLKEYQSAAAPGGSCSFGRAASPVLGTDSFTLAEPLYTLALPFSFRWTRSFTLILQAYDDYEYSEPEAGLIEEAWWSGIVEPSAEWHALRHAGAAAAVAYRVRVLCQPNYYNTTCTTFCRPRDDKFGHYSCTPDGDKHCLPGWQGDNCEKPVCKEGCHPTHGRCDRPGDCDCRPGWRGELCSQCQPYPGCKHGYCNGSSWDCTCDTNWGGILCDQDLNYCGTHEPCQHGGTCENTAPDQYFCRCAEGFSGVDCERVDNPCAPQPCAHGTCSLAGTTRGFTCTCDRGWGGLLCDTDLDDCASGPCLHGASCRDHLDGFTCECADGWTGPACAEDVDECSGRSMTEGALGPCVNAAACNNTAGGYSCACLAGWTGRDCETNVDDCTGQCLHGATCIDLVDDFHCACAAGYAGRTCSLDVDDCAPRPCTNGGECVDLLNAYRCICPVGFSGTNCEDDRDHCAGSPCGNGAACYTAQSDYYCHCAPGWTGKNCTQRAARDQVSRCSPSPCRNNASCVESAADVTCVCRDGYTGKTCSVLVEESERCAEGMCANGGTCVREEGSWRCLCAAGWGGGACDSLLPLAPAAPPPCPCQAGGTCLPSALPPGWACGCREGRTGALCELSLDLCGSSPCRNGGRCVGGSGWWMCECVAGWTGETCAVRVSAPPLLCSPPCPAPAACVADPARPSSTRCLCPAPPQRAARRCLETVAGLEAEGDDVDVLQNDNHGVYNRPDPNVGDGPGACGVANGTWWWGCNACWCSGGVPTCTRLWCGLPDCLAPNAQPCRTDEVCVPAAPALCLRAPCAALGECRRVSGRRVEPPALPAPPACWPGARSPAPPALCARAQLQLARERLGPGAHVERACGALRRALAAALAVQDPPPPPLALLCDLAPDDDDALDLALWIGDEVGSDGASGAAALGTAVRALGELVSRRRLARHALLGAVLRLRMPPIAPPASEPSTAPATTIAVGLPVVLLVVAAAIGAFLFVRRRRVAAAERSRRCDEEKSNNLQNEENLRRYANPLREERGGTRGEDLPRAHSLYKAQNADARNDTPPRDKELTLRALPPPEPPPPARHPPPERLTVLV from the exons ATGCGGGCGCGGTGTGTGCGGCGCGCGCCGCTGCTGCTCCTCCTCGCCCTCGCCTGCACGCTGCGT TGCGCGGCGGGGGCGGGCGTGTTCGAGCTTCAAATACTGGAATTTAGCAACTATCGGCTGGAGGTGGGGGCGGGCGGATGCTGCGGGGGCGGCGGTCCGAGGGGCGCGGGAGCGGCGGCCTGCTCGCATCCCTGCCGCACCAGGTTTACGCTCTGCCTCAAGGAGTACCAGTCGGCGGCCGCGCCCGGCGGGAGCTGCTCCTTCGGGCGCGCCGCCTCCCCCGTCCTCGGCACTGACTCCTTCACTCTGGCTGAGCCTCTCTACACCCTCGCACTGCCCTTCAGCTTCCGATGGACG CGTTCGTTCACGTTGATCCTGCAGGCGTATGACGACTACGAATACTCCGAGCCCG AAGCGGGGCTCATCGAGGAGGCGTGGTGGTCCGGGATCGTGGAGCCGAGCGCGGAGTGGCACGCGCTGCGCCACGCGGGCGCCGCGGCTGCCGTCGCGTACCGCGTGCGGGTGCTCTGTCAGCCCAACTACTACAATACGACCTGCACCACGTTTTGCCGGCCCAGGGACGACAAGTTCGGCCACTACTCGTGCACGCCCGACGGCGACAAGCACTGCCTGCCGGGCTGGCAGGGGGACAACTGCGAGAAAC ctgTTTGTAAGGAAGGCTGTCACCCGACTCACGGACGTTGCGATCGGCCCGGGGACTGCGA TTGTCGACCGGGATGGAGAGGTGAACTGTGTTCTCAGTGTCAGCCGTATCCGGGGTGTAAACACGGCTACTGCAACGGTTCCTCCTGGGACTGCACCTGCGACACGAACTGGGGCGGGATACTTTGTGACCAAG ATTTAAACTACTGCGGCACCCACGAGCCATGTCAGCACGGAGGCACCTGTGAGAACACCGCGCCGGATCAGTACTTCTGTCGGTGCGCCGAGGGCTTCTCCGGGGTGGACTGCGAGCGCGTCGACAACCCGTGCGCGCCGCAGCCCTGCGCTCATGGCACGTGCTCCCTCGCCGGCACGACGCGAGGCTTCACGTGCACGTGCGACCGCGGCTGGGGCGGGCTGCTCTGCGACACCGACCTCGACGACTGCGCCAGCGGGCCCTGCCTGCACGGCGCGTCCTGCAGGGACCACCTCGACGGCTTCACCTGCGAATGCGCAGACGGCTGGACCGGGCCAGCCTGCGCCGAAG ACGTCGACGAGTGCTCGGGTCGAAGCATGACGGAGGGCGCGCTGGGTCCGTGCGTGAACGCGGCGGCCTGCAACAACACGGCGGGCGGGTACTCGTGCGCCTGTCTGGCGGGCTGGACCGGCCGGGACTGCGAGACCAACGTGGACGACTGCACGGGACAGTGCCTGCACGGCGCCACCTGCATCGACCTGGTGGACGACTTCCACTGCGCCTGCGCGGCGGGCTACGCGGGCCGCACGTGTTCGCTGGACGTGGACGACTGCGCCCCCCGCCCTTGCACCAACGGCGGCGAGTGCGTCGACCTGCTCAACGCTTACCGCTGCATCTGCCCCGTCGGCTTCTCCGGCACCAACTGCGAG GACGACCGCGACCACTGCGCCGGCTCTCCGTGCGGCAACGGCGCCGCCTGCTACACCGCGCAGAGCGACTACTACTGCCACTGCGCGCCCGGCTGGACCGGCAAGAACTGCACGCAGCGAGCTGCCAGGGACC AGGTGAGCCGCTGCAGCCCCAGCCCCTGCCGCAACAACGCCTCCTGCGTGGAGTCCGCTGCCGACGTCACCTGCGTGTGTCGCGACGGCTACACAG GTAAAACCTGCTCAGTACTTGTAGAAGAGAGCGAGCGCTGTGCGGAAGGAATGTGCGCGAACGGAGGCACTTGTGTGCGCGAGGAGGGGTCCTGGCGCTGTCTGTGCGCTGCGGGTTGGGGGGGCGGCGCCTGTGACTCCCTGCTGCCGCTCGCGCCCGCAGCTCCTCCGCCGTGCCCGTGCCAGGCGGGGGGGACGTGTCTGCCGTCCGCACTGCCTCCCGGCTGGGCTTGCGGGTGCAGAGAAGGTCGTACCGGAGCCTTGTGCGAACTGTCCCTGGATCTCTGTGGCTCTTCGCCTTGTCGTAACGGCGGTCGGTGCGTCGGTGGCTCGGGGTGGTGGATGTGCGAATGTGTGGCGGGCTGGACCGGAGAGACTTGTGCAGTGCGAGTGTCCGCCCCGCCCCTCCTGTGCTCCCCGCCCTGTCCCGCCCCCGCTGCCTGCGTCGCCGACCCCGCACGTCCCTCTTCCACCCGGTGTCTCTGTCCGGCGCCGCCGCAGCGTGCTGCTAGACGCTGCCTCGAGA CTGTTGCCGGCTTGGAAGCAGAGGGCGATGACGTAGACGTTCTACAAAACGACAACCATGGAGTGTACAACCGACCAGACCCGAACGTGGGCGACGGACCGGGAGCGTGCGGCGTCGCTAACGGCACCTGGTGGTGGGGATGTAACGCATGTTGGTGTAGTGGGGGGGTGCCAACCTGCACTCGACTGTGGTGCGGCCTGCCGGACTGCCTAGCTCCTAACGCACAACCCTGCCGAACCGATGaa GTGTGTGTACCGGCGGCACCAGCACTGTGCTTGCGTGCTCCATGTGCCGCACTGGGGGAGTGCCGGCGGGTGTCTGGACGACGTGTGGAGCCCCCCGCCCTCCCGGCACCCCCCGCGTGCTGGCCGGGAGCCCGCTCCCCCGCTCCCCCCGCCCTCTGTGCTCGTGCTCAGCTGCAGCTCGCGAGGGAGCGGCTGGGACCGGGCGCGCACGTGGAGCGTGCCTGTGGAGCTCTGCGACGAGCGTTGGCTGCCGCTCTTGCCGTTCAAGACCCTCCGCCCCCACCACTGGCGTTACTTTGTGATCTCGCACCGGATGATGATGACGCCCTCGATCTCGCTTTG TGGATCGGAGACGAAGTGGGTTCAGACGGAGCCTCCGGTGCAGCGGCGCTTGGAACTGCAGTGCGGGCTCTCGGAGAGCTTGTGTCGCGTCGGCGGCTGGCCCGTCACGCCCTGCTCGGGGCAGTGCTGCGACTCCGCATGCCGCCAATAGCGCCGCCGGCCTCAGAGCCATCGACAGCGCCGGCGACCACTATCGCGGTCGGTCTACCGGTGGTGCTGCTAGTAGTGGCCGCGGCCATTGGCGCCTTCCTGTTCGTGCGGAGGAGACGTGTGGCGGCAGCGGAACGGTCACGGCGCTGCGACGAAGAGAAGTCTAACAACCTTCAAAACGAGGAGAACTTGCGGCGGTACGCAAACCCCCTGCGCGAGGAGCGTGGCGGGACCCGCGGCGAGGACCTGCCTCGGGCCCATTCGCTGTACAAGGCGCAGAACGCGGACGCGCGGAACGACACGCCGCCGCGGGACAAGGAGCTCACCCTCCGCGCCCTGCCGCCCCCCGAGCCGCCGCCCCCCGCGCGCCACCCGCCGCCCGAGCGACTCACTGTACTCGTGTGA